In one Liolophura sinensis isolate JHLJ2023 chromosome 11, CUHK_Ljap_v2, whole genome shotgun sequence genomic region, the following are encoded:
- the LOC135477983 gene encoding polypeptide N-acetylgalactosaminyltransferase 5-like, producing the protein MKSFKTITVAVTLVWLFGIFIFFQRPNLEEDLERLKQRFTTKAHVAIRNELKDARDADILRELVLRAASRDAFRKDILKHWRKEIEKDILNEGSNNLEKAGDSTGKKHTLREIPQKSLNQSDVGKSRGQTLPVDKTVAIVPEHQQRKQEASSNEDSYDPNAPGEGGKPVIIVPEKLSPEERAKYDLGWKQNAFNQYASDKISLHRHLGNLLEPECKLKTYRENLPVASVVIIFHNEAMSVLLRTVHSVLDASPPHLIKQIFLVDDCSDREELQKPLDEYLLKLPKVQVLRLQSRVGLIRARLHGFSHVTSEVAIFLDSHCECVEGWLEPLLDRIAENSKIVAVPVADIISADDFGYSFRGTNDIFLGGLDLDLNFSWRTIPPREFTRRKDKHEPLRTPTFLGCCFAISVDFFNQLGTYDDGFDIWGAEHLELSFKTWMCGGSLEYIPCSHVGHLFRTRSPYTWRSNVDALRRNNLRLAEVWMDEYKMFFYDRIFYKPVDYGDVSSRKQIRENLQCKSFDWYVKNIYPELYLPINSQATGMIQQKKKPLCLESSVQWFDVGKRAYMTTCNTASTIQHWTLTKENQIRRDENCLDISQDNFLVVKTCGDAAGSVWMYRQDDTIAHAQSGLCLEMDFDGKQVSMQRCMGTDRQLWSWERRRLRLPMAEKS; encoded by the exons ATGAAATCTTTCAAAACGATTACGGTGGCTGTGACCCTGGTGTGGCTCTTtggtattttcatatttttccaaCGACCAAACCTGGAAGAGGACTTGGAGAGACTGAAACAGCGATTTACAACGAAGGCGCACGTCGCTATTAGAAATGAACTGAAGGATGCCCGAGATGCTGATATTCTAAGAGAACTCGTGCTAAGGGCTGCTAGTCGAGATGCCTTCAGAAAAGATATATTAAAACACTGGCGAAAGGAAATTGAAAAGGATATCTTGAATGAAGGGAGTAATAACTTGGAAAAAGCGGGGGATTCTACCGGCAAAAAGCATACTTTGAGAGAAATTCCGCAAAAATCACTAAACCAGAGCGATGTTGGTAAAAGCCGAGGTCAAACACTCCCTGTAGACAAGACGGTGGCCATTGTTCCGGAACATCAACAGCGAAAACAAGAAGCCTCATCGAATGAAGACTCGTACGACCCGAACGCCCCAG gagagggaggaaaaccagtCATCATCGTTCCTGAAAAACTGTCACCCGAAGAAAGAGCGAAATATGATTTGGGTTGGAAACAGAACGCTTTCAACCAATATGCAAGTGACAAAATCTCGCTTCATCGCCACCTGGGTAATTTACTAGAACCTGA GTGTAAGCTGAAGACATATCGAGAAAATCTCCCCGTGGCCAGTGTTGTCATCATTTTCCATAACGAAGCCATGAGTGTATTACTACGCACAGTGCACAGCGTACTAGACGCCTCACCGCCACATCTGATCaagcaaatttttctggttGACGATTGCTCTGatagag AGGAACTGCAAAAACCTCTCGATGAATACCTTCTGAAATTACCAAAGGTACAGGTGCTTCGTCTGCAGTCTCGTGTCGGTCTTATTCGAGCGAGATTACATGGGTTTTCTCACGTGACTTCCGAAGTGGCGATATTTCTGGATTCTCATTGCGAGTGTGTGGAAG GTTGGCTGGAGCCTTTATTAGACAGGATAGCCGAGAACAGTAAAATTGTGGCCGTACCCGTGGCCGATATCATTAGTGCCGACGACTTCGGATACAGTTTCCGGGGCACCAACGATATCTTCCTGGGCGGTCTGGACTTAGACCTGAACTTCTCCTGGAGGACAATACCGCCTCGTGAATTCACGAGACGTAAAGACAAGCACGAGCCGCTCAG AACACCAACTTTCCTCGGCTGCTGTTTCGCTATAAGTGTGGACTTTTTCAACCAACTCGGCACATACGACGACGGATTCGACATTTGGGGAGCAGAACATTTAGAATTATCGTTTAAG ACGTGGATGTGTGGAGGATCGCTGGAGTATATTCCCTGTTCTCACGTCGGCCATCTTTTCCGTACGAGAAGTCCCTACACATGGCGCAGTAATGTGGATGCTCTTCGTCGGAACAACCTCCGCCTGGCAGAAGTCTGGATGGACGagtacaaaatgtttttctaCGACAGGATCTTTTACAAACCA GTCGACTATGGAGATGTATCATCAAGAAAACAGATCCGTGAAAATCTACAATGTAAGAGTTTTGATTGGTATGTCAAAAACATCTACCCAGAACTCTATCTGCCAATCAATAGCCAGGCAACGGGAATG ATCCAGCAGAAGAAGAAGCCACTTTGCCTGGAGTCGTCCGTCCAGTGGTTCGATGTGGGCAAGAGAGCATATATGACAACCTGTAACACCGCTTCTACCATACAG CACTGGACTCTGACAAAGGAGAATCAGATCAGGAGAGACGAGAACTGTCTCGACATCAGTCAAGACAATTTTCTTGTTGTAAAGACATGTGGAGATGCCGCTGGATCCGTGTGGATGTACAGACag GATGATACCATAGCACATGCCCAGTCAGGCCTCTGTCTAGAGATGGATTTTGATGGGAAACAAGTGAGCATGCAGAGGTGTATGGGTACTGATCGACAGCTGTGGAGCTGGGAGAGACGGCGACTTAGGCTCCCCATGGCGGAGAAAAGCTAA